Proteins from a single region of Cystobacter fuscus DSM 2262:
- a CDS encoding glutathione S-transferase family protein: protein MSPILFYGVPSGCSFGSIVALEWLARPYRLCRIEMPSVVTSDAYKRINPVAETPSLMTADGRVISETIALLNHLGPLGIERRLAFAQGTHDFDRWNQMLAFLNTTFFGSFSPLWYAYEHELEPEAKQALTDYGRAKVEKAHARLEALLGDRPWLLGEHRTLVDAYFIGIARWTKYHDAVDRRAFPNVRRLVEKLEADPAVKFAHAIEQQRPAVSAGGFEGEVRLEDAVESIRRAAA, encoded by the coding sequence GTGTCCCCCATCCTCTTCTACGGTGTCCCGTCGGGCTGCTCGTTCGGCTCCATCGTCGCGCTCGAGTGGCTCGCGAGGCCCTATCGGCTTTGCCGCATCGAGATGCCGAGCGTCGTCACGAGCGACGCGTACAAGCGCATCAACCCCGTCGCGGAGACGCCCTCCCTGATGACGGCCGACGGCAGGGTCATCAGCGAAACCATCGCCCTCCTCAATCACCTCGGTCCGCTCGGGATCGAGCGGCGGCTCGCCTTCGCCCAAGGCACCCACGACTTCGACCGCTGGAACCAGATGTTGGCCTTCCTCAACACGACCTTCTTCGGCTCGTTCAGCCCGCTCTGGTACGCCTACGAGCACGAGTTGGAGCCGGAGGCGAAGCAGGCGCTGACCGATTACGGCCGAGCCAAGGTCGAGAAGGCCCACGCCAGGCTCGAGGCCCTGCTCGGCGACCGCCCCTGGCTGCTCGGCGAGCACCGCACCCTGGTGGACGCCTACTTCATCGGCATCGCCCGCTGGACCAAGTACCACGACGCGGTCGACCGCCGTGCATTCCCGAACGTGCGGCGGCTCGTCGAGAAGCTCGAGGCCGATCCGGCGGTGAAGTTCGCCCACGCGATCGAGCAGCAGCGGCCAGCCGTCTCGGCGGGTGGCTTCGAAGGCGAGGTCCGTCTCGAAGACGCGGTGGAGTCCATCCGGCGCGCGGCTGCCTAG
- a CDS encoding LysR substrate-binding domain-containing protein produces MDFGISMLNLNDLALFVAAIEHGGFAAAARRLGVPKATISKRVAELEASLDARLVHRTSRSFTLTEVGRDFHERARAVLIEAEAAEQVVRGRVAEPGGTVRLTASVPTAQLYLAEHLPKLARAYPKLRVQLDVTDRFVDVVQEGYDIAVRSHFTPLPASGLVQRQLVSEPILLVAAPDYLSARQPLERPEQLGRHDGLVAAPNSTGWRLLGPAGERVEVSPLPVMVANESTVLLGAARAGLGVACLPQSMCRVALGAGELVRVLPEWEAGTVTTTLLMPHRRGQLPGVRATVEFLIECLAQKVRASAQ; encoded by the coding sequence ATGGACTTTGGGATCTCGATGCTCAACCTCAACGACCTGGCGCTCTTCGTGGCGGCGATCGAACACGGTGGCTTCGCGGCGGCGGCGCGTCGTCTCGGCGTACCGAAGGCGACCATCAGCAAGCGGGTGGCGGAGCTCGAGGCGAGCCTGGATGCCCGGCTCGTCCATCGCACCTCGCGCAGCTTCACCCTCACCGAGGTCGGGCGTGATTTCCACGAGCGCGCGCGTGCGGTGCTGATCGAGGCGGAGGCCGCCGAGCAGGTGGTGCGCGGGCGCGTCGCCGAGCCTGGCGGCACGGTTCGGCTGACCGCCAGTGTACCGACGGCACAGCTCTACCTGGCCGAGCACCTGCCGAAGCTCGCGCGCGCCTACCCCAAGCTGCGGGTGCAGCTGGACGTGACCGATCGTTTCGTGGATGTCGTGCAGGAGGGCTACGACATCGCGGTGCGCTCCCACTTCACTCCGCTTCCGGCTTCGGGTCTGGTCCAGCGGCAGCTCGTGAGCGAGCCCATCCTGCTCGTGGCCGCCCCCGACTATCTGTCGGCGCGGCAACCGCTGGAGCGGCCCGAGCAGCTCGGGCGCCATGATGGCCTCGTGGCCGCGCCGAACTCGACGGGCTGGCGCCTGCTCGGCCCCGCGGGCGAGCGCGTCGAGGTCAGTCCGCTGCCCGTCATGGTGGCCAACGAGTCGACCGTGCTGCTGGGAGCCGCCAGGGCCGGTCTCGGCGTGGCCTGCCTGCCCCAGAGCATGTGCCGTGTGGCCCTGGGAGCGGGCGAGTTGGTCCGGGTGTTGCCCGAGTGGGAGGCGGGGACCGTGACGACGACCCTCCTCATGCCCCACCGGCGCGGCCAGTTGCCCGGGGTCCGGGCGACGGTGGAGTTCCTGATCGAGTGTCTCGCACAGAAGGTGCGAGCCAGCGCTCAGTGA
- a CDS encoding DUF3565 domain-containing protein, with the protein MKQKMTGFHLDGENHWVAELECGHRQHVRHEPPWMERPWVLTEEGRRSRLGIELDCRRCDEVGHAVAEAVREALAAAARQAYEDAGLSGLCAEGRWELALDALRSTGLTSAIHRALARPH; encoded by the coding sequence ATGAAGCAGAAGATGACGGGATTCCACCTCGATGGAGAGAACCACTGGGTGGCCGAGCTCGAGTGCGGCCACCGGCAGCACGTGCGCCATGAGCCCCCGTGGATGGAGCGCCCCTGGGTCCTCACGGAAGAAGGGCGGCGCAGCCGTCTGGGCATCGAGCTCGACTGCAGACGTTGTGACGAGGTCGGCCACGCGGTCGCCGAGGCGGTGCGCGAAGCCTTGGCGGCCGCCGCCCGGCAAGCCTATGAGGACGCGGGCCTGAGCGGCCTTTGTGCCGAGGGCCGTTGGGAGCTCGCGCTGGATGCCCTCCGCTCCACCGGGCTCACCTCGGCGATCCACCGCGCGCTGGCACGTCCTCACTGA
- a CDS encoding GIN domain-containing protein — protein sequence MRKSLGLGVAALMFMPACGLFGEQGNGHKVTQPRELTGFTRVENHSSLDVVVREASAGSVTLTLDENLHPFVTTRVSGETLLIENTENLLYSGEGRVVATLPRFLGAENDGSGDFLVEGVTWSNALTFELEGTGDMDYCGPATHLTVNLSGSGDMTLCTPREQVLEEVRLGLSGSGSLTYDGFAKSLDAVLEGSGDMSLTGSAPRLVARVNGSGDLDARGVSSSEAELYMAGSGNVSATVATTVTVYLDGSGDVDLWGGATLRDVRLEGAGDLRRH from the coding sequence ATGCGGAAGAGCCTGGGTTTGGGGGTGGCGGCACTGATGTTCATGCCCGCCTGCGGTTTGTTCGGAGAGCAGGGCAATGGCCACAAGGTCACTCAGCCGCGTGAGCTCACCGGCTTCACCCGGGTGGAGAATCACTCCTCCCTGGATGTGGTGGTGCGCGAGGCCTCCGCCGGGTCCGTCACCCTCACGCTCGACGAGAACCTGCACCCGTTCGTCACCACCCGCGTCTCCGGGGAGACGCTCCTCATCGAGAACACCGAGAACCTGTTGTACTCGGGTGAAGGCCGCGTGGTGGCGACGCTGCCGCGCTTCCTCGGCGCGGAGAATGATGGCTCCGGCGACTTCCTCGTCGAGGGCGTGACCTGGTCGAACGCGCTCACCTTCGAGCTCGAGGGCACTGGAGACATGGATTACTGCGGGCCGGCCACCCACCTCACCGTGAACCTCTCTGGCTCTGGCGACATGACGCTCTGCACTCCGCGGGAGCAGGTGCTGGAGGAGGTGCGGTTGGGGCTGTCTGGCTCCGGCTCGCTCACCTATGACGGCTTCGCGAAGAGCCTGGACGCCGTCCTCGAGGGTTCGGGCGACATGAGCCTCACCGGTTCGGCGCCGCGCCTGGTGGCCCGGGTGAACGGCAGTGGGGACCTCGATGCCCGGGGGGTCTCCAGCTCGGAGGCGGAGCTGTACATGGCCGGTTCCGGCAATGTGAGCGCCACCGTCGCTACCACCGTGACGGTGTACCTCGATGGCTCTGGCGATGTGGATTTGTGGGGAGGCGCCACGTTGCGCGACGTGCGCCTCGAGGGTGCCGGGGACCTGCGGCGACACTGA